From a single Vitis vinifera cultivar Pinot Noir 40024 chromosome 18, ASM3070453v1 genomic region:
- the LOC100266259 gene encoding uncharacterized protein LOC100266259 has translation MQNPTLHIQIHISIRESIMFILKTWRSIAFGVHGYKNSTKTGFMEHSKNFKSEDMQTQIEGKNCIVTGANSGIGYATAEGLASRGANVYMVCRNKERGEAALSEIQSKTGNSNVHLEVCDLSSVSEIKSFASKFSKKDVPIHVLVNNAGLLEYNRITTSEGFELNFAVNVLGTFTMTESMLPLLEKAAPDARVITVSSGGMYSVPLTNDLQFSDDKFDGVTQYARNKRVQVALTEKWAEMYKNKGIGFYAMHPGWAETSGLAKSLPGFYKLLSGNLRTIEEGADTIIWLALQPKEKLVSGAFYFDRAEAPKHLMFAATRSSHAMIDSIIGNLRSFSGLSALSS, from the exons ATGCAAAACCCAACACTTCATATTCAAATTCACATCTCCATTAGAGAATCCATTATGTTCATtctcaag ACATGGAGATCAATTGCTTTTGGTGTACACGGGTACAAGAATTCCACCAAAACTGGTTTCAT GGAACACTCAAAGAATTTCAAGTCAGAAGATATGCAAACTCAAATAGAAGGGAAGAATTGCATAGTGACAGGAGCTAATTCTGGTATTGGTTATGCAACTGCTGAAGGTCTTGCTTCACG TGGGGCAAATGTATATATGGTATGCCGTAATAAGGAGAGGGGAGAAGCGGCTCTCTCTGAAATCCAGTCAAAGACTGGGAATAGTAATGTTCATTTGGAG GTGTGTGATCTTTCATCGGTTAGTGAGATCAAGTCTTTTGCATCCAAGTTTTCAAAGAAGGATGTACCGATTCATGTTTTG GTTAACAATGCTGGTTTGCTTGAGTATAACCGGATTACCACATCAGAAGG aTTCGAGTTGAATTTTGCTGTAAATGTACTAGGCACTTTCACTATGACAGAATCAATGTTGCCACTGCTGGAAAAAGCTGCTCCTGATGCTCGAGTCATCACAGTTTCTTCAGGTGGAATGTACTCTGTTCCCTTGACCAATGATCTTCAG TTTAGTGATGATAAATTTGATGGTGTGACACAATATGCTCGAAACAAGCGAGTTCAG GTGGCACTGACAGAAAAATGGGCtgaaatgtataaaaataagggGATTGGATTCTATGCGATGCACCCTGGGTGGGCTGAGACATCTGGACTTGCTAAAAGTTTGCCCGGTTTTTACAAATT GCTATCAGGAAATCTTAGAACGATTGAAGAAGGTGCAGACACGATCATTTGGTTGGCTTTACAGCCAAAAGAAAAATTGGTATCTGGCGCATTCTATTTTGACCGAGCTGAAGCTCCTAAACACTTGATGTTTGCGGCAACCAGGAGCTCTCATGCCATGATTGATTCCATCATTGGCAATCTCCGTTCTTTCTCTGGTCTTTCTGCTCTTTCCTCATAA
- the LOC100243934 gene encoding probable choline kinase 1: MTVKNNGLSKGCVSEELRKLLISLASSWGDVVDDPKKLRVIPLKGAMTNEIYQINWPIEAGTRSVLVRVYGEGVEVFFDRDDEIRTFECMSEHGHGPRLLGRFADGRVEEFIHAKTLSAADLRDPEISALVAAKLREFHRLEMPGPKNVFLWDRMRNWVGEAKRLSSPKDAKEFCLDTLEEEISMLQKEFSQDHQDIGFCHNDLQYGNIMIDEKTRAITIIDYEYASYNPVAYDLANHFCEMVANYHTDTPHILDYSKYPDQEERHRFIRTYLSSAGNQPSDSEVEKLACDAEKYTLANHLFWGIWGIISGHVNTIEFNYMEYARQRFQQYWLRKPLLLGSSKARSDSVINDSSISPM; encoded by the exons ATGACTGTGAAGAATAATGGGTTGAGTAAAGGTTGTGTTTCTGAAGAATTAAGGAAACTGCTGATATCATTGGCATCAAGCTGGGGAGATGTTGTCGATGACCCGAAAAAGTTGCGGGTGATCCCATTGAAGGGTGCTATGACAAATGAGATTTATCAGATAAATTGGCCTATTGAGGCAGGCACAAGAAGCGTTCTTGTTCGGGTCTATGGTGAAGGTGTTGAGGTTTTTTTCGATCGGGACGATGAAATTAGGACTTTTGAGTGCATGTCTGAGCATGGACATGGGCCTCGCCTTCTTGGGAGGTTTGCAGATGGGCGTGTGGAGGAGTTTATCCATGCAAAG ACACTATCAGCTGCTGATCTTCGCGATCCCGAAATATCTGCTCTGGTAGCTGCTAAGTTGAGAGAGTTCCACAGGCTTGAAATGCCAGGGCCTAAGAATGTATTCCTATGGGACAGAATGAG AAACTGGGTTGGTGAGGCCAAAAGATTGTCTTCTCCGAAAGACGCAAAGGAATTCTGCTTGGATACTCTGGAGGAGGAAATCAGTATGCTGCAGAAGGAGTTTTCACAGGACCACCAAGACATTGGGTTTTGTCACAATGATTTGCAGTACGGAAACATAATGATTGATGAGAAAACAAGGGCAATCACTATAATT GACTATGAATATGCAAGTTACAACCCTGTTGCCTATGACCTAGCAAATCACTTCTGTGAAATGGTAGCGAATTATCATACAGATACACCTCATATCTTAGACTATAGTAAATACCCAG ACCAGGAGGAGCGCCATAGATTCATCCGCACATACCTCAGCAGTGCAG GTAACCAACCAAGTGACAGTGAAGTTGAAAAATTAGCCTGTGATGCAGAGAAGTACACTCTTGCAAATCATCTATTTTGGGGCATATGGGGAATAATTTCG GGTCATGTAAACACGATTGAATTCAACTACATGGAGTATGCAAGGCAGAGGTTTCAGCAGTACTGGCTCAGAAAGCCCCTGCTTTTGGGTTCCTCGAAAGCTAGATCTGATAGTGTCATCAATGATTCTTCTATATCTCCCATGTGA